Proteins co-encoded in one Gossypium arboreum isolate Shixiya-1 chromosome 11, ASM2569848v2, whole genome shotgun sequence genomic window:
- the LOC108470997 gene encoding LOW QUALITY PROTEIN: UDP-D-xylose:L-fucose alpha-1,3-D-xylosyltransferase MGP4 (The sequence of the model RefSeq protein was modified relative to this genomic sequence to represent the inferred CDS: inserted 1 base in 1 codon; deleted 3 bases in 2 codons; substituted 1 base at 1 genomic stop codon), with amino-acid sequence MIHFGLQPHRRNCSPFSHGHPGSIRTLVRQKHQEKVLVIVEDYATLYKGFFNFTSRRLRHLLQILELGYSVMYNDVDMVWFGDPFCYLEGNHDVYFSDDMAAVKPLNRPHDLPPPGKRGRTYICSCVIFLRPTDGAKLVMKKWTEELQAQPWSKAKKANDQPAFNWALNKTAGLMDLXLPQTEFPTGGLYFKNQTWVQQEQTKGRHVIIHDNYITGFEKKIKXREYGLWLVDDHALESSTRQIMKKVGGSYHSFLQKPITTSMNIVRGGGFTYIPCFYGLRCTWFISSKQCLFIYCQSEDFPRADQSSFCHNICLRLCK; translated from the exons ATGATCCATTTCGGTCTTCAGCCGCACAGGCGTAATTGTTCTCCTTTCTCTCATGGTCATCCTGGAAGTATTCGCACCCTGGTCAG ACAAAAGCACCAAGAGAAAGTCCTTGTGATAGTTGAGGATTATGCTACTCTTTATAAG GGGTTCTTCAATTTTACTTCTAGGAGGCTACGGCATTTGTTGCAAATTTTGGAGCTTGGCTATAGTGTGATGTATAATGATGTTGATATGGTGTGGTTCGGAGACCCCTTTTGCTATCTTGAAGGAAATCATGACGTTTACTTCTCTGATGACATGGCTGCG GTGAAGCCTCTGAACCGTCCCCATGATTTGCCACCTCCAGGAAAAAGGGGTCGCACT TATATATGCAGTTGCGTGATTTTCCTGCGTCCGACGGATGGAGCAAAACTAGTTATGAAGAAATGGACTGAGGAGCTTCAAGCTCAGCCATGGTCCAAAGCAAAGAAAGCTAACGATCAACCTGCTTTTAACTGGGCACTAAACAAAACTGCTGGATTG atggatttataACTGCCCCAGACAGAATTCCCAACGGGAGGATTATACTTCAAGAACCAGACATGGGTGCAGCAA GAGCAAACCAAGGGGAGGCACGTTATAATTCATGATAATTATATCACAGGTTTTGAGAAGAAGATAA CCCGAGAGTATGGGCTATGGTTGGTCGATGATCATGCCCTCGAGTCCTCCACTAGGCAGATTATGAAAAAAGTTGGAGGATCTTATCATTCCTTCCTGCAGAAACCAATTACAACCTCAATGAACATTGTAAGAGGTGGAGGCTTTACTTATATCCCATGCTTCTATGGGCTTAGATGCACATGGTTCATTAGCAGCAAGCAatgcttatttatttattgtcAATCTGAGGATTTTCCCAGAGCTGATCAATCAAGTTTTTGTCACAATATTTGCTTGAGATTATGCAAGTAG
- the LOC108470998 gene encoding uncharacterized protein LOC108470998: MGKAKKAPKFAGMKKIITQKAIKHYKDQVLNPNKKDLSKEKLPRNVPNVSSALFFTHNTSLGPPYRVLVDTNFINFSIQNKLDLEKGMMDCLYAKCTPCITDCVMAELEKLGQKYRVALRIAKDPRFERLPCVHQGTYADDCIVERVTQHKCFIVATCDRDLKRRIRKVPGVPIMYITQHKYSIERLPEATIGGAPRF; the protein is encoded by the exons ATGGGAAAAGCAAAAAAGGCCCCCAAATTTGCTGGCATGAAGAAAATAATCACTCAAAAAGCTATTAAACA ttacAAGGACCAAGTTTTGAACCCTAATAAGAAGGACCTCAGCAAGGAAAAACTCCCCAGAAACGT GCCGAACGTGTCTTCAGCTCTTTTCTTTACACACAACACCTCCTTGGGACCGCCTTATCGTGTTTTAGTTGATACCAATTTCATCAATTTCTCCATCCAGAACAAA TTGGATCTGGAGAAGGGAATGATGGACTGCTTATATGCAAAAT GCACTCCTTGCATCACAGATTGTGTGATGGCAGAGCTCGAAAAATTGGGCCAAAAGTACCGTGTAGCTTTGAG GATTGCTAAGGATCCTCGTTTTGAAAGATTGCCATGTGTCCATCAAGGAACCTATGCTGATGACTGTATTGTtgagagagttacacag CACAAATGCTTCATTGTTGCTACATGTGATCGGGACTTGAAGAGAAGGATTCGTAAG GTTCCGGGTGTGCCAATTATGTATATCACTCAGCACAAGTACTCAATTGAACGACTTCCTGAAGCAACCATTGGTGGAG ctccaagattttga
- the LOC108471355 gene encoding LOW QUALITY PROTEIN: uncharacterized protein LOC108471355 (The sequence of the model RefSeq protein was modified relative to this genomic sequence to represent the inferred CDS: inserted 1 base in 1 codon), producing the protein MEKIYVLEITLISAQGLKERLGTNTSHQMKTYALAWNDSSFKLRTCIDRDGNENPTWKDQFPFKVSSDFLSHETSGVSIEIFAVGFLRXHPVGTIRLLVSDFLRSGSAFNAVMIRRPSGRIQGVLNFDMAVFDGADVPAFNGVSAISFRDLIGGKVRPMTPQNLNSLIMRIRFVVLMINRRQ; encoded by the exons ATGGAGAAAATTTATGTGCTGGAAATAACCTTAATTTCTGCGCAAGGACTTAAGGAACGACTGGGTACGAATACGAGTCACCAAATGAAAACTTACGCCCTTGCTTGGAACGATTCCTCCTTCAAGCTCCGCACTTGTATTGACCGTGACGGCAACGAAAACCCAACCTGGAAAGATCAATTCCCTTTTAAGGTTTCATCGGATTTCCTTTCCCATGAAACCTCCGGCGTTTCTATTGAAATCTTTGCCGTTGGTTTCCTCC GACACCCTGTTGGGACCATTCGGTTGCTAGTCAGTGACTTTCTTCGCTCCGGTTCTGCCTTCAATGCTGTAATGATCCGTCGACCTTCTGGTAGGATCCAGGGGGTTCTCAACTTTGACATGGCGGTTTTTGACGGTGCCGATGTCCCAGCCTTCAACGGCGTCTCAGCCATCAGTTTCCGTGATCTTATAGGAGGGAAAGTTCGTCCAATGACACCTCAAAATCTAAACTCTCTAATCATGAGAATTCGTTTCGTGGTTCTGATGATAAATCGGAGACAATGA